The nucleotide window ATTCTCTAGATCTCTCCATATGACAGCGGCACGGGCATCCAAAAGCTTCGACTCACACGTTcttgttgatgttgaatCACcgaatttcaaaacacaACTCCCGGAAGAGCAGGATGAGATTCTCAATAGTTTGCGTAAAAACTACCTGGTAGATCATTACAAGAGGGACTCGCGATCTTTGGGAGAATCTCATGATATGACAAATACAGACAGCCTAGATGTAGATAAAGGTACGTCAGTGACCTCGGATATTTCAGACCATACACTGACGCCAAATTTATCACGTGCAGGGGGGGATATAACAAGAGACATTTACAAGTATGCGACTAACGAGAACAATCCAAGAATATCTAGATCTTTGGAGGATATAGCGTTGGCGGATGAGAatagaagaagaagatccACAGCAAGCGGTCTAAACGTTCCGGGTGGGTTTCGTAGAGAGTTTATTGTTAAAAAGGTTagaaaacaacaaaatcaacagAAGAGCAATTCGAATGATTATGCGTCAAGTGCaccatcttcttctttcagttCGGTGAGCAAGTCACCATCTCCAATAAATCCATCAGACATAGAGCAAGTACCATTTCTgacaagaaattttatGGAATTTCTCTATATTTACGGTCATTTCGCTGGTGAATCCTTCGAAGATGACTTTTTATCAGATGAAAGCGATCTTGAAAGAAATGCTGCTGAAGGCTCTCTTCTGATACCTGACGAAGGACGTGCCATGAATGCTGTGGATTCCGTCAAAGGTACTACACCAACATCAAAAGCTTTTCTACTCCTATTGAAATCCTTTATAGGCACCGGTGTCCTATTCTTGCCTCATGCATTTTCGAATGGAggtcttcttttttcaatagcGATGCttgcattttttggattatACTCATACTGGTGCTACTACATTTTAATTGTATCTAAGAATTTGACCGGAGTATCTTCCTTTGGTGATATTGGATACAAACTCTACGGCTCTTGGATGAAATTCATTATCTTACTTTCGTTGGTTTTAACTCAGTTCGGTTTTTCAGGAGCTTATGTGATATTTACTGCGGAAAATCTAAAGGCATTTACGAAGAACATATTTTTAATCCCAgatatttcaattgtttaCTTCATAATATTGCAATTGATCATATTCATACCATTGTCATTTATTAGGAATGTTTCTAAATTATCCCTACCGTGCTtatttgcaaattttttcattatgGCGGGTTTAGTTATAGTTTTTGTGTTCAGCTTCGCACACCTTTCCGATTTAGATTTGAGACCAGCTGAGGGAACAATAATAGGGTTTAACTCTAATCATTGGACAGTATTTATTGGGACAGCCATCTTTGCATTTGAAGGCATTGGATTAATCATTCCTGTACAAGACTCGATGAGAAACCCAGAAAAATTCCCGTTGGTATTGGGTTTGGTTATCATGACGGCAACAGTACTGTTTATTCTTATTGGCACGATCGGCTACATGGCTTACGGATCTACTATTGAAACCGTCATTTTACTTAATCTACCACAGAAGAACATCTTTGTgaatttgattcaattcttcTACTCATTGGCTATTATGCTTTCTACACCATTGCAGTTATTCCCCGCGATCaagattgttgaaaataaggTGTTTCCTAAGTTCACAAAAATATATGTGAAGAGACCAGATAACACAACCAACGTTGAAGTGCGCCTAAACTCAGGGAAGTTGAGCTGGAAACTTAAGTGGTTAAAAAACTTCGTCCGAGCTATTATGGTCTCCTTGGTGTGTTCGGTAGCATATTTTGGAGCTGATCATTTGGATAAATTTGTTTCTATTATCGGTTCCTTCGCTTGTATCCCCTTGGTGTACATGTACCCACCGATGCTTCATTTACAGAGCTGTAGTCGCCCAAATGCCAAAGGTAAAAGGATTCCTTGGGCAAGTCTGCTTGACTACGGTTTGATAGTGTTCGGTGGGGTGGCCATGCTCTATACTTCGTACCAGAGTATATTTTCAGGTTGAATTCCTTTCTGTTCACCATCAGACGTTCCAATAGAAATTTGCTAACTAATTTCGTACTAGCATCAAAGCTTCATTTACAACcattaatatatataaattaATTTGACTTTTCTCTTCTCAAAGGTGCCTGATTAGAAAAAATCCTTAAAGAAAGACACGATTTTGAAGTACGGTTCAGATCAATGCCGCGATCACGATCTTAACTAATATAGACTATATATATCTTTCTGAATTACTGGCATTTTGCATTTATATATGTCGTGTTTCACGATCCAATTAAAGCGTTTAAGCAAACAGGGCAAAATCAAGCTTATTATGTTTGCAGGTTTTATTAAAATATTTCAGGGTTCATAATACTTAGTTGAGGAAGAGGAGTTACATCTGGTTCAGGTCATTCGAATTATTGATAGGATGGGCACCAATTTTTATGGAAAGAATGAGGATCAAATTGCATCTGCTGCTGGTCCCTTGGTTCCAGCCGTAATAAGCACATCTACAGAGATGCAATCGAGCACTCTTCCAAATGGTAATCAAATACTGCAATCAATTCCACTAACCGAGACAAGTCATCGCTTGAGGAGTAATTTAATAAACTTAATAGCGTCCTTGAAGGCAGAATGGGGTACCCAAAAGAGTGCtgtgaaaaatgaaattgcaTCGGCTAAAGAATATCTACAGGATAATATCTTCACCGATATTTATGAAAACCGCGAACTTCTTGTACCTTCATCCATTTTATCACTGGGAGCATTTTTATCTGGTAGGGTGTTGACGAATAAACATAATTGGGGCAAGAGCAGCGTACTGCTAACACCTCGTGTATCAGTCATAGGTAGACTTTTCACAAGTTTGCCCTCGAGAATTTGCCTGCCTTTCATTTTGGCAGGAGCCATATTTCATCAAGTAACACCGGTCTCCTCTGAAAACTTGTGGACAAGAGTGGAGAAAGACGTACTGCCTGAGAAGCTAGTTGATACTTATCACAGTATTCGGACGGAGTACTTAAAAAATGGTCTTTTGAAGAGGAATAATGAATTATGCGACGCTGTCGATAACTATTTGCAGAGCAACATTAGACTGTTGAGAGAAACAGTAGGTAAAAGGTTCAAAAGCTAGCGTAGAAACGCTACGTTTACTCTTCACTAACattcaaataataattCCCCCATAATTCTTTCTATTTACGAAATACATATTAAAGTCCTTTAAAACCTTTAGCCGCCATGATAGTAATTGTATCCATGATATGATTGGTCGTCTGTCGGATAGACAGTTCTACGACTATTGGCAGGTAGGTTATCATTGATCGACTGCCAAGGATTCGTTGCATAGTTTTCAGACGGTCTGTAAGCTGATTGTTCGTCAGCAAGATCATTTGTGACTAACGGTAGTCTATGTCTTTTAGTAGACTTTGCCCTCTGTTTCTCTAGATCAAAATCCTGTTCAAGCTCGAAAACATCCTCAGACTTGGACTTGATTCTTTCATCATAAAAGGAGTCATCTCTATTTCTATAATATGCGGACTCCGGCTGCTGAATCGGTTGATATACTACTGTGGCTGGAGGTGGAGCCATTGAATTTCTGTACATTCCCTCATTCCTTGGTACCGTTGCAGAGTTGCGACCACACCTACAACACCAGCAACAGAACTGGCCGATTCCTGTAACGCCTTGCCTAAAACATGTAAGCAGAGCACCGATCAACCAAATGGCAGTTATAGCTGCTAAGCATATACCAACAATCGCTATGACTTTGCATGCTGTATTGTTCATACATGTATCCCAATGTTTAAAACTGTTGGCGGTGCTTACAACATTGTCGGTGAATGAAGATCTCACAAAGAGATGATTTATAGCACAAACATCCATCACAGGTGAGATAAAATTCTCTTTCGATTGAGTAAAATGTACAGTTGCACTGGATATTTGATCACTTGTACTCTTTATTATTTAATTTGCAGAAG belongs to Zygotorulaspora mrakii chromosome 1, complete sequence and includes:
- the AVT4 gene encoding Avt4p (similar to Saccharomyces cerevisiae AVT4 (YNL101W); ancestral locus Anc_2.177), translated to MFVPNSHASGDQQPLVPKAAITIPRNRSRKPSALMAASFTTSGKESFSRSLHMTAARASKSFDSHVLVDVESPNFKTQLPEEQDEILNSLRKNYLVDHYKRDSRSLGESHDMTNTDSLDVDKGTSVTSDISDHTLTPNLSRAGGDITRDIYKYATNENNPRISRSLEDIALADENRRRRSTASGLNVPGGFRREFIVKKVRKQQNQQKSNSNDYASSAPSSSFSSVSKSPSPINPSDIEQVPFLTRNFMEFLYIYGHFAGESFEDDFLSDESDLERNAAEGSLLIPDEGRAMNAVDSVKGTTPTSKAFLLLLKSFIGTGVLFLPHAFSNGGLLFSIAMLAFFGLYSYWCYYILIVSKNLTGVSSFGDIGYKLYGSWMKFIILLSLVLTQFGFSGAYVIFTAENLKAFTKNIFLIPDISIVYFIILQLIIFIPLSFIRNVSKLSLPCLFANFFIMAGLVIVFVFSFAHLSDLDLRPAEGTIIGFNSNHWTVFIGTAIFAFEGIGLIIPVQDSMRNPEKFPLVLGLVIMTATVLFILIGTIGYMAYGSTIETVILLNLPQKNIFVNLIQFFYSLAIMLSTPLQLFPAIKIVENKVFPKFTKIYVKRPDNTTNVEVRLNSGKLSWKLKWLKNFVRAIMVSLVCSVAYFGADHLDKFVSIIGSFACIPLVYMYPPMLHLQSCSRPNAKGKRIPWASLLDYGLIVFGGVAMLYTSYQSIFSG
- the MIC27 gene encoding Mic27p (similar to Saccharomyces cerevisiae YNL100W; ancestral locus Anc_2.178), coding for MGTNFYGKNEDQIASAAGPLVPAVISTSTEMQSSTLPNGNQILQSIPLTETSHRLRSNLINLIASLKAEWGTQKSAVKNEIASAKEYLQDNIFTDIYENRELLVPSSILSLGAFLSGRVLTNKHNWGKSSVLLTPRVSVIGRLFTSLPSRICLPFILAGAIFHQVTPVSSENLWTRVEKDVLPEKLVDTYHSIRTEYLKNGLLKRNNELCDAVDNYLQSNIRLLRETVGKRFKS
- the PIN2 gene encoding Pin2p (similar to Saccharomyces cerevisiae PIN2 (YOR104W); ancestral locus Anc_2.179), translating into MDVCAINHLFVRSSFTDNVVSTANSFKHWDTCMNNTACKVIAIVGICLAAITAIWLIGALLTCFRQGVTGIGQFCCWCCRCGRNSATVPRNEGMYRNSMAPPPATVVYQPIQQPESAYYRNRDDSFYDERIKSKSEDVFELEQDFDLEKQRAKSTKRHRLPLVTNDLADEQSAYRPSENYATNPWQSINDNLPANSRRTVYPTDDQSYHGYNYYHGG